One [Clostridium] saccharolyticum WM1 DNA segment encodes these proteins:
- a CDS encoding metallophosphoesterase, producing the protein MRNRIVLAALLAVVCMLAGCSFKGTVPESTSAESASPQETETTNAEPPTIEEVPQTSESPAQEPAEESFKDGCKILVATDIHYLARDLTDFQKGFQYSIDHGDGKVMQYIWEITDAFVEEVKAEHPDLVILSGDLTYNGEKESHKNFAEKLGEIEDAGIPVIVIPGNHDINNPLAAQFVGDTFLGAENITSDEFEEIYQDFGYNEAVSRDPSSLSYVYQVNDYTRALMLDTCQYEPKNLVGGMIKDDTYDWIEDQMEEAWNLGMNVIPVGHHNLLEESEVYLQDCTIEHGEQLIDQLESWEVPLFLSGHLHVQHYMRSGSDSGIYEIVTSSLSTPPCQYGVLYYGNDGNFRYHTKSLDMKGWAKNTGSTDKNLLSFDEFGKKFLSRVFYNQAQDEFKRLDTFKGLTKYQKEQMAKVYSELNTACYAGKVVDIRDKAKAKAGYKMWEEEGYPSILAQYLEWITSDGTKDYNTLSSE; encoded by the coding sequence ATGAGAAACAGGATCGTATTGGCAGCATTGCTGGCTGTGGTATGCATGCTGGCAGGTTGTTCTTTTAAGGGAACCGTGCCGGAAAGTACCAGCGCAGAGAGCGCTTCGCCCCAGGAGACAGAAACAACAAATGCGGAACCGCCCACCATAGAGGAAGTTCCCCAGACTTCGGAAAGCCCGGCTCAAGAGCCTGCAGAGGAATCCTTTAAAGACGGCTGCAAGATCCTTGTAGCGACGGATATCCATTATTTGGCCAGGGATCTGACGGATTTTCAGAAGGGCTTTCAGTATAGTATAGACCATGGCGACGGCAAGGTGATGCAGTACATATGGGAAATTACAGATGCCTTTGTGGAAGAAGTAAAGGCGGAGCACCCGGATCTGGTGATCCTAAGCGGTGACCTAACCTATAACGGAGAGAAAGAAAGCCATAAGAACTTTGCTGAAAAACTAGGGGAGATCGAAGATGCCGGAATACCCGTGATTGTTATTCCGGGAAACCATGATATTAATAATCCTCTGGCAGCCCAGTTTGTCGGAGATACCTTTTTAGGGGCGGAAAATATCACTTCGGATGAATTTGAGGAGATTTACCAGGATTTCGGATACAATGAGGCAGTCAGCCGGGATCCTTCTTCCTTAAGCTATGTTTATCAGGTAAATGACTATACCAGGGCCTTAATGCTTGATACCTGTCAGTACGAACCTAAAAATCTGGTGGGGGGAATGATAAAGGATGATACCTATGACTGGATCGAGGATCAGATGGAGGAGGCCTGGAATCTGGGTATGAACGTGATTCCCGTAGGCCACCATAATCTTCTTGAAGAAAGTGAGGTATACTTACAGGACTGCACCATTGAACACGGTGAACAGCTTATTGACCAGTTGGAAAGTTGGGAAGTGCCCTTGTTTTTAAGCGGACACCTTCATGTGCAGCATTATATGAGATCAGGCAGCGATTCCGGGATTTACGAGATTGTCACCAGTTCCCTGTCCACCCCACCCTGTCAGTATGGGGTTTTGTATTATGGTAACGACGGCAACTTCCGGTATCATACGAAATCTCTGGATATGAAGGGTTGGGCAAAAAACACGGGAAGCACTGATAAGAATCTTTTAAGCTTTGATGAATTTGGGAAAAAGTTTTTAAGCAGAGTATTTTATAATCAGGCACAGGATGAATTCAAGAGACTTGATACTTTTAAGGGACTGACCAAATATCAGAAGGAACAGATGGCAAAGGTCTATTCAGAGCTTAACACCGCCTGCTATGCAGGAAAGGTAGTGGATATCCGGGATAAGGCCAAAGCAAAGGCCGGCTACAAGATGTGGGAAGAGGAAGGGTATCCCAGCATTCTGGCCCAATATCTGGAGTGGATCACTTCCGATGGGACAAAGGACTATAATACATTGAGCTCAGAATGA
- a CDS encoding N-acetylmuramoyl-L-alanine amidase, which produces MKLKKWEPFMALILLVLVYVISTQAGKMAAGVNAKPGRKKPVVVIDAGHGGNDPGKIGIDGSLEKDINLQVAKRLKKYLEASDVEVVLTREDDNGLYSERDSRKKMADMSKRCEIINDVSPALTVSIHQNSYHQEDVSGGQVFYYKRSDNGKKLAEILQDRFDYVLGEKNTRLAKPNDNYYLLLHVKTPIVIVECGFLTNWKESALLNSPDYQDRLAWTIHMGIMEYLNGR; this is translated from the coding sequence GTGAAATTAAAGAAATGGGAACCCTTTATGGCACTGATATTGCTGGTGCTGGTATATGTGATATCAACCCAGGCCGGAAAAATGGCGGCAGGAGTCAACGCAAAGCCCGGGAGAAAAAAACCTGTGGTTGTCATCGATGCGGGACATGGAGGAAATGATCCGGGAAAAATCGGCATTGACGGAAGCCTGGAAAAGGATATAAATCTGCAGGTTGCAAAACGGTTGAAGAAATATCTGGAAGCTTCCGATGTGGAAGTGGTCCTGACCAGAGAAGATGACAACGGACTGTATTCAGAGAGAGACAGCAGAAAAAAGATGGCGGATATGAGCAAGCGCTGTGAGATTATCAATGATGTAAGTCCGGCACTCACTGTCAGCATTCACCAGAACAGCTATCATCAGGAGGACGTTTCCGGAGGACAGGTATTTTACTATAAAAGGTCTGATAACGGAAAAAAACTGGCGGAAATCCTGCAAGACCGGTTTGACTATGTGCTGGGTGAAAAAAACACCAGACTGGCAAAGCCCAATGATAATTACTATCTGCTTTTGCATGTAAAGACTCCTATCGTAATTGTGGAATGCGGTTTTTTGACCAATTGGAAGGAATCCGCCCTTTTGAATTCTCCGGATTACCAGGACCGGCTGGCCTGGACGATTCACATGGGAATCATGGAGTATCTAAATGGTAGGTGA
- a CDS encoding sugar phosphate isomerase/epimerase family protein, whose product MRIGVMVELFRDTDVDERFRELRSMGMESCQLVCWDQDLMSQCTADQVNAAASRHNVDITAFWCGWEGPKVWDFYDGQLTLGLVPEAFRFERMKTLQKGIDFAAMIQVRDVATHVGYMPENPYDPNYPAVLACLKALVKQCKKNQQNFLFETGQETPVTLKRAIQDIEKETGKGNVGINLDPANLIMYGKANPIDALEVFGEYVMGIHGKDGNYPTDGHKLGQEVPLGKGKVNYPAFVAKLKDIGYTGDITIEREISGEEQKKDILMAKNLLEQLINEN is encoded by the coding sequence ATGAGAATCGGAGTTATGGTTGAACTTTTCCGGGATACGGATGTGGATGAAAGATTTAGGGAGCTGCGGTCCATGGGGATGGAAAGCTGCCAGCTGGTATGCTGGGATCAGGACCTGATGAGTCAATGCACGGCAGATCAGGTAAATGCTGCCGCAAGCCGCCACAACGTGGATATTACAGCTTTCTGGTGCGGCTGGGAAGGCCCCAAGGTGTGGGATTTCTATGACGGGCAGCTTACACTGGGCCTGGTACCGGAAGCCTTCCGTTTTGAGCGGATGAAGACACTTCAAAAGGGGATTGATTTCGCAGCCATGATCCAGGTGCGGGATGTAGCGACCCATGTGGGATACATGCCGGAAAACCCCTATGATCCCAATTATCCGGCTGTCCTGGCCTGCTTGAAAGCTTTGGTAAAACAGTGTAAAAAGAATCAGCAGAACTTTCTTTTTGAAACAGGGCAGGAAACTCCTGTTACGTTAAAAAGAGCCATTCAGGACATAGAAAAGGAAACAGGAAAAGGCAATGTGGGGATCAATTTAGATCCTGCCAATTTAATAATGTATGGAAAGGCGAATCCAATAGACGCCCTGGAAGTATTTGGGGAATATGTCATGGGGATTCATGGAAAGGACGGAAACTATCCCACTGACGGACATAAGCTGGGCCAGGAGGTGCCCCTTGGGAAAGGGAAGGTCAATTATCCCGCCTTTGTGGCAAAGCTGAAAGATATTGGATATACCGGTGATATCACCATTGAACGGGAAATATCCGGCGAGGAACAAAAGAAGGATATTCTTATGGCCAAAAATCTTTTGGAGCAGTTGATAAACGAAAACTAA
- a CDS encoding carbohydrate ABC transporter permease: MKKVKKVSVLSAIVFVCSVFWLMPLLLIFINSFKPYNDMLQRFLSLPKSWSLTMYLETWTKFRFPLLISNTLLYTACTVLVITLLAPMAAYQLARTKGRLSAVCFILIIMPMMVPFQSYMITLTRLVASVGMTGHKSGYILVNTGLCMPLAVYMIHGFVKNVPIELEECACIDGASKVRTYFAIVLPLLKPILTTVVVLDTLAIWNDIITNQLIVGGNAKAMNIQNALYMQFSAQTADWEHALPGIVMSMVPSLVFFVIMQKHIVGGITAGAVKG; the protein is encoded by the coding sequence ATGAAAAAAGTTAAAAAAGTAAGCGTGCTTTCTGCTATTGTGTTTGTCTGTTCCGTGTTCTGGCTGATGCCCCTGCTTCTGATTTTTATCAATTCCTTTAAGCCTTACAACGATATGCTTCAAAGGTTTCTGTCCCTGCCAAAGAGCTGGAGCTTAACCATGTACTTGGAAACATGGACGAAATTCCGTTTTCCCCTGCTCATCAGCAATACCCTGCTTTATACGGCATGTACCGTGCTGGTGATCACCCTGCTGGCTCCTATGGCCGCCTATCAGCTGGCCAGGACAAAGGGACGGCTGTCCGCAGTATGCTTTATACTCATTATCATGCCCATGATGGTGCCCTTCCAGTCCTACATGATCACTCTCACTAGGCTGGTGGCCAGTGTGGGCATGACCGGGCATAAATCGGGATATATTTTGGTTAATACAGGACTTTGCATGCCCTTAGCGGTTTATATGATCCACGGTTTTGTAAAAAATGTCCCAATTGAGCTGGAGGAATGTGCATGCATTGACGGTGCATCAAAAGTAAGGACCTATTTTGCCATTGTTCTTCCCCTGCTAAAGCCCATCCTGACCACAGTGGTGGTTCTGGATACTCTTGCCATATGGAATGACATCATCACCAACCAGCTGATTGTCGGAGGCAATGCCAAAGCCATGAACATTCAAAATGCTCTTTATATGCAGTTTTCTGCACAGACAGCGGACTGGGAACACGCCCTTCCCGGAATCGTCATGTCCATGGTTCCAAGCCTGGTATTCTTTGTTATCATGCAAAAGCACATAGTAGGCGGTATAACAGCAGGGGCCGTCAAGGGTTAA
- a CDS encoding carbohydrate ABC transporter permease has protein sequence MIEKGKAKDFLIFALFVFPALGFVLFSTDVPFLMNLYYSVFEWNGISRDMRFVGLQNFVHIFSNDALFWKGAAFTLKFSVFYVVAVNLLSLTVALVMAEEKKSSSVGRAFYYIPYIISLTAISLIWKFILGPGFEALYRTTGWEVFHWSWLGTAKLAFFVVVLMTVWQNLGFYMVNYIAGIISVPRELTEAAKIDGANRFQVLRRVTIPLIMPAVSICMLTSLTFSFKLFDVIMVFTKGGPANSTVSVAYNIYKEAFFSNRYGMATAKSLVFVVFVLIVTAIQLKVTKGKEIEA, from the coding sequence GTGATAGAGAAAGGGAAAGCAAAAGATTTCTTAATATTTGCATTGTTTGTATTTCCGGCGTTAGGTTTTGTGCTTTTTTCCACTGATGTGCCATTTCTGATGAACCTGTACTACTCTGTCTTTGAATGGAACGGGATCAGCAGGGACATGAGGTTTGTAGGGCTTCAGAACTTTGTACATATATTCTCAAATGATGCTTTGTTTTGGAAAGGCGCCGCATTTACACTTAAGTTCTCAGTATTTTATGTGGTAGCGGTGAATCTCCTGTCCCTGACCGTGGCTCTAGTCATGGCAGAGGAGAAAAAAAGCTCAAGTGTGGGGCGGGCATTTTATTACATCCCATATATCATCAGCCTGACAGCCATCAGCCTGATCTGGAAATTCATTCTTGGCCCGGGCTTCGAGGCCCTGTACCGGACCACCGGCTGGGAGGTCTTTCACTGGAGCTGGCTCGGCACAGCAAAGCTGGCATTCTTTGTAGTGGTGCTCATGACTGTGTGGCAGAATCTTGGATTCTATATGGTAAACTACATTGCCGGTATCATTTCCGTGCCAAGAGAACTGACCGAGGCTGCAAAAATCGATGGGGCCAACCGGTTCCAGGTGCTGAGAAGGGTGACCATTCCACTGATCATGCCCGCAGTTTCCATCTGTATGCTTACCTCCCTGACATTCTCCTTCAAGCTGTTTGATGTTATTATGGTATTTACCAAGGGCGGGCCTGCAAATTCCACTGTATCCGTGGCCTACAATATCTATAAGGAAGCATTTTTCAGCAACCGGTATGGCATGGCCACTGCAAAGTCCCTGGTTTTTGTCGTATTCGTGCTCATAGTCACAGCGATACAGCTTAAGGTTACCAAGGGTAAGGAGATAGAGGCGTAA
- a CDS encoding ABC transporter substrate-binding protein produces MMKKARALAILTATALTVPGLTACSGSVSKNPAKTAEEITLKVFDAHAYGLEEYGEMARKFEEAHPGVKIEVQHAANDSSTLLQSRVNSGDIPDVFDVESGTAAQKYYEYAYNWSEDKEVLGKFKDAALETGKDGAGNIMSLPWTYENLGLIYNKDLFEKAGITELPDTMDELEAACEKLSAAGITAFALAGKETWVLHHLSTHFMMDKSLDAKGVVDKLNSGDLKFADMKNFQNLFRFLDLAVKYGPDKPLEVDWETSENMLANGQAAMIHMGDWCQSTLDSFNPNARLAFLPCPVSDNPEDATLLSSCNWTYIVNKDSKHLDLAKEYLEYILTSDEGQKWMCDGVGGVPGAKTTMEVKGALANDAAAYVEAGKTNGWIHTIAPNGYSDIVGPAIQAYMIGDMTAQQVTEEFQNGWPVQKN; encoded by the coding sequence ATGATGAAAAAAGCAAGAGCACTGGCAATCCTGACGGCAACCGCATTAACGGTCCCAGGCCTGACGGCATGCAGCGGAAGTGTTTCCAAGAATCCGGCAAAAACAGCAGAGGAAATCACCTTAAAGGTATTTGACGCCCACGCCTACGGCCTGGAAGAATATGGGGAAATGGCCAGGAAATTTGAAGAAGCCCACCCAGGTGTGAAAATCGAAGTACAGCATGCAGCCAATGACAGCAGCACTTTGCTTCAGTCCCGCGTTAATTCAGGAGACATCCCTGATGTATTCGATGTGGAGTCAGGCACGGCAGCCCAGAAATATTACGAATATGCCTATAACTGGTCAGAGGACAAAGAGGTATTGGGAAAATTCAAAGATGCCGCCCTGGAAACCGGAAAGGACGGGGCCGGAAACATTATGTCCCTGCCATGGACCTATGAAAATTTAGGTCTGATTTATAATAAGGATCTGTTTGAAAAAGCCGGCATCACGGAGCTGCCAGATACCATGGATGAGCTTGAAGCAGCCTGCGAGAAGCTGTCGGCGGCCGGAATCACGGCATTTGCCCTTGCAGGAAAGGAAACTTGGGTCCTTCATCACCTTTCCACCCATTTCATGATGGATAAGTCTCTGGATGCCAAGGGAGTTGTGGACAAATTAAACAGCGGTGATTTAAAATTTGCCGATATGAAGAATTTCCAGAACCTCTTCCGCTTCCTGGATCTGGCTGTAAAATACGGTCCTGACAAACCTCTGGAAGTGGATTGGGAAACAAGTGAAAATATGCTGGCAAACGGGCAGGCTGCCATGATCCACATGGGAGACTGGTGCCAATCCACTCTGGATTCCTTTAACCCCAATGCCCGCCTGGCATTCCTCCCCTGTCCTGTCAGCGATAATCCGGAAGATGCCACCCTTCTCTCTTCCTGTAACTGGACCTATATTGTGAACAAGGATTCCAAGCATTTAGACCTGGCTAAGGAGTATCTGGAATACATCCTTACTTCAGACGAAGGACAGAAATGGATGTGCGACGGGGTAGGAGGCGTACCTGGGGCCAAGACAACCATGGAAGTAAAGGGCGCTCTGGCCAACGATGCGGCTGCATACGTAGAAGCCGGCAAAACCAATGGATGGATCCACACCATTGCACCTAACGGATATTCTGACATTGTAGGCCCTGCCATACAGGCATACATGATTGGTGACATGACCGCGCAGCAGGTGACAGAAGAATTCCAGAACGGCTGGCCGGTCCAGAAAAACTAA
- a CDS encoding Gfo/Idh/MocA family protein — MKVGLIGCGGMGTTHNLSLKALSEKMNVEVTALADCRTEYLEKAALQWPKARLYQTGMELLESETLDSVHICLPSYLHTEHALAAMDKGIHVFVEKPVCLTEEEAQKLIQAKKKNKVQVMVGQVVRSFDEYRYLKECCETGRFGELKSITMQRVSGDAAWGYEDWFHQEGKSGSVVLDLHVHDLDFLRYMLGEPDSFDVRATAFSSGMINQIFTAYEFGKIFAITEGIWDVSSALPFEASFHACFEEASVVFKGREKPSLTVYGNDGRIQHPKLHREYDVNDDSAGINISNLGPYYTEIKYFIQCLQEGKPVEIAPLEEGIQSVSQAIKEWKLAKEYVNKRYL, encoded by the coding sequence ATGAAAGTAGGACTGATCGGATGCGGAGGAATGGGCACGACTCATAACCTGTCGTTAAAAGCACTGTCAGAAAAAATGAATGTAGAAGTAACGGCTCTGGCAGACTGCAGGACCGAATACCTTGAAAAAGCGGCCCTTCAATGGCCAAAAGCAAGACTGTATCAAACCGGCATGGAACTTTTGGAGTCGGAAACCTTAGACAGCGTACATATCTGCCTTCCCAGCTATCTCCATACAGAACACGCGCTGGCTGCCATGGACAAAGGGATCCATGTGTTTGTGGAAAAACCTGTATGTCTCACAGAGGAAGAAGCCCAAAAGCTTATACAAGCAAAGAAAAAAAACAAAGTCCAGGTTATGGTAGGGCAGGTGGTACGATCTTTTGACGAATACCGCTATCTGAAAGAGTGCTGCGAAACCGGCAGGTTTGGGGAACTAAAATCCATCACAATGCAAAGAGTCAGCGGAGACGCCGCCTGGGGATATGAGGACTGGTTCCACCAGGAAGGAAAAAGCGGTTCCGTGGTTTTAGACCTCCATGTCCATGACCTGGATTTCCTCAGATATATGCTTGGAGAGCCGGATTCCTTTGATGTAAGGGCAACAGCCTTTTCCAGCGGCATGATCAACCAGATCTTCACTGCTTACGAATTTGGCAAGATCTTTGCCATAACGGAAGGCATATGGGATGTAAGCTCCGCACTTCCTTTTGAAGCCAGCTTCCACGCATGCTTTGAAGAAGCCAGCGTTGTATTTAAGGGAAGGGAAAAACCTTCCCTGACCGTCTATGGAAATGACGGCAGGATCCAGCATCCCAAGCTTCACCGGGAGTATGACGTGAACGATGATTCGGCAGGGATCAACATCTCCAATCTTGGGCCCTATTATACGGAAATAAAATATTTTATCCAGTGTCTCCAGGAAGGGAAGCCTGTGGAAATCGCTCCGCTTGAAGAAGGCATCCAGTCAGTGAGTCAGGCCATAAAAGAGTGGAAGCTGGCTAAGGAGTATGTAAATAAAAGGTATCTTTAA
- a CDS encoding ROK family transcriptional regulator yields the protein MKLVNQQLIKDTNLKQLYNSIYRNPGISRAQLSKDSRLSKTAVSSLVDELIARKFVYDSGASGSTNVGRKPNSLLLRAEQYYVAVFCLEEKGLNAALVDITGSASFNQQMEVPSPDDYIPLCQEYIHQIVLQQIQKEQFLGICVVVPAMIDPDRREIFATTLNLPEKDFVGELQHAFNGFPVALLNDTACFAYAEKVYTQIMEKDFAFINFGKGIGATLFIRNEMLGRASASYTQFGHYSIDPEGELCSCGNRGCLELMIGEASLKGRIARAGGSPAFRKSPAVTYGNLGQASVYGDVVSCKVVRDIADEFSIALCNLICMVHPKLIIIGGKGKDLGPLFLQEIQECLRTMGFRRMVSSVSIRYSLLDSSALYNGAMKYFFDIHYKFTQDMAGSFFIG from the coding sequence ATGAAACTTGTTAACCAACAGTTAATTAAAGATACAAATCTGAAGCAGTTATATAATTCCATATACCGGAATCCAGGGATCTCAAGAGCGCAGCTTTCCAAGGATTCCCGGCTAAGCAAAACCGCAGTTTCTTCCCTGGTGGATGAATTGATTGCGCGCAAATTTGTATACGATTCCGGCGCCAGCGGAAGTACCAATGTGGGGCGCAAGCCCAACAGCCTGCTGCTGCGGGCGGAACAGTATTATGTAGCCGTATTCTGTCTGGAGGAGAAGGGGCTGAACGCTGCCCTGGTGGACATCACAGGTTCTGCTTCCTTTAATCAGCAAATGGAAGTGCCTTCCCCTGATGATTACATCCCCTTATGCCAGGAATACATTCATCAGATTGTGCTGCAGCAGATTCAAAAGGAGCAGTTTCTGGGCATCTGTGTGGTTGTTCCGGCTATGATCGACCCGGACCGTCGGGAGATATTTGCCACGACCCTGAACCTTCCGGAAAAAGATTTTGTAGGAGAGCTTCAGCATGCTTTCAATGGTTTTCCGGTAGCTCTTTTAAATGATACGGCCTGCTTTGCCTATGCGGAAAAGGTTTACACTCAGATCATGGAAAAGGATTTTGCCTTTATCAACTTCGGGAAAGGGATCGGCGCCACTCTTTTTATCCGCAATGAGATGCTGGGACGTGCCAGTGCTTCCTATACCCAGTTCGGCCATTATTCCATTGACCCTGAGGGAGAGCTTTGCTCCTGCGGGAACCGTGGATGTCTGGAGCTGATGATCGGGGAAGCTTCCTTAAAAGGGCGTATTGCCAGGGCAGGTGGAAGCCCTGCGTTCAGAAAATCGCCGGCCGTTACTTATGGGAATCTGGGTCAGGCCAGTGTCTATGGGGATGTGGTATCCTGTAAGGTGGTACGGGATATTGCCGATGAATTTTCCATCGCCTTGTGCAATTTAATTTGCATGGTCCACCCAAAGCTGATCATTATCGGAGGCAAGGGAAAAGACCTTGGGCCTTTATTTCTTCAGGAGATCCAGGAATGTCTGCGCACCATGGGATTCCGTCGCATGGTAAGCTCTGTCAGCATCCGGTACAGCCTTTTAGATTCCAGTGCCTTATATAATGGCGCAATGAAATATTTTTTTGATATTCATTACAAGTTTACTCAGGATATGGCCGGAAGCTTTTTTATCGGCTGA
- a CDS encoding Gfo/Idh/MocA family protein: MEKLRAAIMGCGRISACYEDAFRRLSDYVELVCAIDIDLDKAKAFGETFHCHYCTDLETALQYRIDVIHLCLPHYLHPVIAIKAMKAGVHVLTEKPIAISLQDADRMMEVQKLTGKKLGVIFQTRYTKSVEKLKQLIGEGYFGKILSVRSYLTWDRPGSYYAGSGWKGTWDKEGGGVLIDQAIHSMDRVRYMLGSDIDWIEGSVHNHCHEMVDVEDTAEAAIRFQDGCMYHLYACNSYASDAPITIEFQGEKGRCGLIQDMGFYEADGCYTEIRNTYESTNVGPDYWGSSHHLQIRDFYESILHDRPVMIDGLEGRKTLEMVKGIYLSSLEKRRIYLPFEDVYYKDLNTQMERDTESVSGLYLRQ; encoded by the coding sequence ATGGAAAAGTTAAGAGCAGCAATTATGGGCTGCGGAAGGATCTCTGCCTGCTATGAAGACGCCTTTCGCAGGCTTTCGGATTATGTGGAATTAGTGTGTGCCATCGACATTGACCTGGACAAAGCAAAAGCCTTTGGGGAAACATTTCACTGCCATTACTGTACGGATCTGGAAACTGCACTGCAATACCGGATTGATGTGATCCATCTGTGTCTTCCCCACTATCTTCACCCCGTCATTGCCATAAAAGCCATGAAGGCAGGGGTTCATGTACTGACGGAAAAGCCTATTGCCATTTCTCTGCAGGATGCTGACCGGATGATGGAGGTGCAGAAGCTGACAGGAAAAAAGCTGGGGGTCATTTTCCAGACCAGATATACAAAGAGTGTGGAAAAATTAAAGCAGCTGATTGGAGAGGGATATTTTGGAAAGATATTATCTGTCCGTTCTTATCTTACCTGGGACCGGCCCGGCTCTTATTATGCGGGGAGCGGCTGGAAGGGAACCTGGGATAAAGAGGGCGGAGGTGTCCTGATTGACCAGGCCATTCACAGCATGGACCGGGTCCGGTATATGCTGGGCAGTGACATTGACTGGATCGAAGGAAGCGTACACAACCATTGCCATGAAATGGTGGATGTGGAGGATACCGCGGAGGCTGCCATACGGTTTCAAGACGGCTGTATGTACCATCTTTACGCCTGCAATTCCTATGCATCCGATGCGCCTATAACCATAGAATTCCAGGGGGAGAAAGGACGCTGCGGCCTCATACAGGATATGGGGTTTTACGAAGCGGATGGATGCTATACGGAAATCAGAAATACGTATGAATCCACGAACGTTGGACCGGATTACTGGGGCAGCAGCCATCATCTCCAGATCAGGGATTTTTATGAATCAATTCTCCATGACAGGCCTGTGATGATAGACGGACTGGAGGGCAGAAAGACATTGGAAATGGTGAAAGGAATCTATTTGTCCTCTTTGGAAAAACGGCGTATTTATTTGCCGTTTGAGGATGTGTATTATAAAGATCTGAATACTCAAATGGAACGGGACACAGAAAGCGTTTCCGGCTTGTATTTACGTCAATGA
- a CDS encoding methyl-accepting chemotaxis protein: MKKQEKQNSIALNQRMAMGFGVVNILTVLISLISLFTIYGLYSAGSASARLFALYTAAILLLTAVSAVASFIICRALNRSIVRPLKILNNIAQQLSVGDASANVRVLTKDEVGEVMKSFKAMVENTRGQAQTAEAIAGGDLTVPVKISSDKDVLGIALSSIVEKNNHILSQICDTSGQVLNGAGQISEASIRLSEGASRQAGSLQELAAAVTEVKNQITLSADHAELARACANDVRHGAEEGNRHMEEMLKAMDEINLSSSNISKVIKAIEDIAFQTNLLSLNASVEAARAGQYGKGFAVVADEVRSLAARSAEAAKETADMIESSIQRAEHGMKIAQTTADAFNKIVGGIEKVAGLAEKIAGASSEQASGIARINDEISQVSTVVQANSAASEESTAATAQLYKQAETLKEMVQTFKLKKPCERDEAFRITH; the protein is encoded by the coding sequence ATGAAAAAACAGGAAAAGCAGAATTCCATTGCCCTAAATCAAAGAATGGCAATGGGATTCGGGGTTGTGAACATTTTAACAGTTTTAATTTCTTTGATAAGCCTTTTTACTATTTACGGATTATATTCCGCAGGCAGTGCATCAGCAAGACTTTTTGCGCTTTATACGGCCGCAATACTGCTGTTGACTGCCGTATCCGCTGTTGCAAGCTTCATCATATGCAGGGCCTTAAACCGAAGCATTGTGCGTCCTCTTAAAATTCTCAACAATATTGCGCAGCAGCTGTCGGTGGGAGATGCAAGCGCAAACGTCCGGGTGCTCACAAAGGATGAGGTGGGAGAAGTGATGAAATCCTTCAAGGCGATGGTGGAAAATACAAGGGGCCAGGCACAGACAGCAGAAGCAATAGCAGGGGGGGATTTAACCGTCCCTGTAAAAATAAGTTCGGATAAGGATGTTCTGGGCATTGCCTTAAGCAGCATCGTAGAGAAGAACAACCACATTCTGTCTCAGATATGTGACACGTCGGGGCAGGTTTTAAACGGAGCCGGACAGATATCGGAAGCAAGTATACGCCTTTCAGAAGGGGCGAGCCGTCAGGCAGGCTCCCTTCAGGAACTGGCAGCGGCCGTTACGGAGGTAAAAAACCAGATCACCTTAAGTGCAGATCATGCGGAACTGGCAAGGGCGTGTGCAAATGATGTGAGGCATGGAGCCGAGGAGGGCAACAGGCACATGGAGGAAATGCTCAAAGCCATGGATGAAATCAACTTATCCTCATCAAATATCTCAAAGGTTATAAAGGCCATCGAAGACATTGCTTTTCAGACAAATTTACTGTCATTAAATGCCTCGGTAGAGGCTGCAAGAGCCGGTCAGTACGGAAAGGGCTTTGCGGTTGTGGCGGATGAGGTGCGAAGCCTGGCGGCCCGGTCCGCAGAGGCAGCAAAGGAAACTGCAGATATGATTGAAAGCTCTATACAGAGAGCTGAACATGGAATGAAGATCGCACAGACTACCGCAGATGCTTTTAATAAAATAGTTGGGGGAATCGAGAAGGTTGCCGGTTTGGCGGAAAAAATTGCCGGCGCATCGTCAGAGCAGGCTTCCGGTATAGCCAGAATAAATGACGAAATCAGTCAGGTATCTACCGTGGTGCAGGCAAATTCGGCAGCGTCCGAGGAAAGTACCGCTGCAACGGCCCAGCTGTACAAGCAGGCGGAAACACTGAAGGAAATGGTACAGACCTTCAAGCTGAAAAAGCCCTGCGAAAGAGATGAAGCTTTTAGAATAACCCACTAG